One genomic window of Numida meleagris isolate 19003 breed g44 Domestic line chromosome 1, NumMel1.0, whole genome shotgun sequence includes the following:
- the DRAM1 gene encoding DNA damage-regulated autophagy modulator protein 1 encodes MPGAGRPRDMLCFMPGVAVVPALLVGWSSAAFIISYVVAVLAGHVEPLVPYISDTGTKPPESGIFGFMINISALLGAITMYIRYLIIEKQNESLHFVRSSCNTFSLCIGLMGCTGMGIVATFQELSVPSVHDIGALVAFGCGVVYITLQSIISYKSCPQWNTYFVCHIRMLISVISCISFIPMIVFASRISMTKIDWTPSEKDYTYHLMSAICEWTVAFGFVFFFLTFIRDFQRVSLRISTEIHEDS; translated from the exons ATGCCCGGGGCAGGGAGGCCGCGGGACATGCTGTGCTTTATGCCCGGGGTGGCTGTCGTGCCCGCGCTGCTTGTCGGCTGGTCCTCGGCCGCCTTCATCATCTCCTATGTGGTCGCCGTGCTGGCGGGCCACGTGGAGCCGCTCGTCCCCTACATCAG TGATACTGGAACTAAACCTCCAGAGAGTGGTATCTTCGGTTTTATGATTAATATTTCAGCACTTTTAG gtgcaATTACAATGTATATCAGATATTTAATAATagagaagcaaaatgaatcATTGCACTTTGTTAGGTCTTCATGCAACACGTTTTCATTATGTATTGGACTGATGGGTTGTACTGGAATGGGCATAGTTGCAACTTTTCAG GAGTTGTCTGTTCCCAGCGTCCATGACATAGGAGCTTTGGTGGCATTTGGCTGCGGTGTTGTATACATAACACTTCAATCTATAATCTCTTACAAGTCCTGTCCGCAATGGAACACTTATTTTGTGTGTCACATAAGGATGCTCATATCTGTAATAtcatgcatttctttcattCCCA tgatTGTGTTTGCTTCAAGAATTTCCATGACAAAAATTGATTGGACTCCAAGTGAAAAG GATTATACTTACCATTTAATGAGTGCAATCTGTGAATGGACAGTGGCCTTTGGttttgtcttcttcttcttaaCATTCATTAGAGATTTTCAG agagTTTCTTTAAGGATATCAACAGAAATACATGAAGACTCCTGA